Within the Salvelinus alpinus chromosome 38, SLU_Salpinus.1, whole genome shotgun sequence genome, the region TTTTGAGTCACCTTTGTTTCCAACATTGATTGATATCAAAACTGGATATTTTCTATTAACCCACCAGAGCAAACGCAACACATTAGAATTTTTGTTCTCCATCTCCAGGGGTCTCATTTATCAACATTACAAATGATTGGGATTTATCAAACTGTTGATCGCAACATATACGCATGTTTTCATTGATAAATCAGAGACATACTATATTTGTGCGGTCATGGACTAGCATTACAACCCCACCTGGAAaacaccctccattcaccttttatggtaaCAAAAATACCCTAATATGCTGTATGATTTGGAAATGTTGGAACTGGGCCATGACAGTTCCTAAAAGAAAGAGCAATGGCAAATTTGATCACACTTCTGTCAATCTTTTGCAATTACTTTTTCATACTCAACATGCATGCGAGTTCCAAACACTGGCTGCACATTCTGCAAGATTGATTGTCTATTCAAGTAAATGCTACAGCCCACAAGTGTATGCAAAAGAAAAACTGCTGTTCAATGTTTTTTTATCGATAGATGATTGTGTTTTTATCTCCTGGCATGAtttaggctctgagattaaataggctATGACGTTGTATACCTATTGCACAGATATTTATCATTATGTTTTTATTCACATTATTATGAATGATTCTATTTCCCCCAAATAACAATATTTGCTGGCAATGCCATTCTTCAAACACTAGAAGTTGTGCGTACGCATGGTCTGAGCTGTGCGTGGAGATACGCACCCTTTCCGTCAAGTTCAAATTTCATGAATACCAACCTTTTGCAGGAAAACTGGCACACACAAGGGTTAGTGGTTTTTGTGCTTACGCACATTTGGTAAATGAGGCCCCAGAACTCGTTCCCACAGAAGCTCCCGCAGGCACTATTCTCGCTCCCGTTCCCACGACCGGCATTTCCGGAGCTGCTCCCACAGCCCGGAATACCGTTTGCGTCGGAGCCACAGCCATTCCCACATGTCCAACCGCCACATCGGCAACAGGGtacatgtacaaacacacacgcactaaATGTTATGAGTGTAGTtgatgtgatggtgtgtgtgttccagagtgCGGAGAAAAGAATGGAATCAGACAGAGGAAGGAGATGAGAAGTTTCCTCCACCACTGAACCATCAAACACAGACCAGAATCCAACCCAAGGCCCTGAGATCTCCAGTCCACAACCCCCTCAGCCAGACACAGACCCCACCCCCGGGACCTCTGACCAACCGAAGCCATTAGTGTCTTTTAAATAATGTAAAAGCTTGCCTGTATAATACAAAaattagctacagttgaagtcagaagttcacatacaccttaaccaaatacatttaaactcagtttttcacaattcctgacatttaatccttgtaaaaattccctgtcttaagtcagttaggatcaccagtttattttaagaatgtgaaatgtcagaataatagtagagagaatgatttatttcagcttttatttctttcatcacattcccagttggtcagaagttcacatacagtcaaatagtatttggtagcattgcctttaaattgtttaacttggggtcaaacgtttcaggtagccttccacaagcttcccacaataagttgggtgaattttgtcccattcctcctgacagagctggtgttactgagtcggatttgtaggcctccttgctcgcacgcgctttttcagttctgcccacaaattttctataggattgaggtcagggctttgtgatggccactccaataccttgactttgttgtccttaagccattttccacacctttggaagtatgcttggggtcactgtccatttggaagacacatttgcgaccaagctttaacttcctgactgatgtcttgagatgctgcttcaatatatctacataattttcctccctcatgatgccatctattttgtgaagtgcaccagtccttcctgcagcaaaacacccccacaacatgatgctgccatccctgtgcttcacggttgggatggtgttctttggcttgcaaagcctcccctttttttctccaaacattacgatggtcattatggccaaacagttctatttttatttctccATGTTtctctttgtccccgtgtgcagttgcaaaccttagtctggcttttttatggcggttttggagcagtggcttcttccttgctgagcggcctttcaggttatgtcgatataggactcgttttactgtggatatagatacttttgtacctgtttcctccagcatcttcacaaggtcttttgctgttgttctgggatcgatttgaacttttcacaccaaagtacgttcatctctaggagacagaacgcgtctccttcctgagcggtatgacggctgcgtggtcccatggtgtttatacttgcgtactattgtttgtacagatgaacgtggtaccttcaggcgtttggaaattgctcccaaggatgaaccagacttgtggagggtccacaattttttttctgaggtcttggctgatttcttttgattttcccatgatgtcaagcaaagaggcactgagtttgaaggtaggcattgaaatacatccacaggtacacctccaattgactcaaatgatgtcaattagcctatcagaagcttctaaagccatgacatcattttctggaattttccaagctttttaaaggcacagtcaaagtgtatgtaaacttccgacccactggaattgtgatacagtgaagtattaatgaaatattctgtctgtaaacaattgttggaaaaattacgtgtcatgcacaaagtagatgtcctgaccgacttgccaaaactatagtttattaacaagacatttgtggagtggttgaaaaatgagttttaatgactccaacttaagtgtatgtaaacttccgacttcaactgtatatgagatCAGAATTACCCAAAATGTTCCTAACCTCTCATGAATTGTATAAAAGCCTCACGCGTTGGTTCTGCTTTTAACAATGAAGATGCTTTTTTATTTAGTTCCATTGTCCTCATGCACCTCAGTTGATAAGAGAGGTAGCGGAAGATATCCCTTCGCTAATCCCTCGTGTCCATTTAGcagaaacatacagtaccagtcaaaagtttggacacacctacccattcaagggtatttctttatttttttactattttctacattgtggaatagatatatatatatataaaaaataataattaaataacACAAAtagaatcatgttgtaaccaaaaaactgttaaacaaatcaaaatatattttcaattttatattattcaaagtagccaccctttgccttgatgacagctttgcacactcttggcattctctcaaccagcttcatgaggaatgcttttccaaccatcttgaaggagttcctacatattcggagcacttgttggctgcttttccttcactctgcggtccaactcatcccaaaccatctcaattgggttgaggttgggtgattgtggaggccaggtcatctgatgcagcaccatcactctcctccttggtcaaatagccgttacacagcctggaggtgtgttttgggtcattgtcctgttgaaaaacaaatgatagtcccactacgcgcaaaccagatgggatggcgtatcgctgcagaatgctgtggaagcaATGCGGTcaaggttactacatgattccatgtgttatttcatagttttgatgtctttactattattatacaatgtagaaaatagtaaaaataaagaaaaacccttgaatgagtaggtgtccatacTTTTGCATGGTATTGTATGACGTTCTGCATCTGACCAACCACAACGTGCAAAGACAGAGGCTACTACCGAGGACAGACGTCAGTGTTTGGTGTTTAATAATCTTCTAGTCCTCCAGATATCTTATGCTTATAAACTAAAAAATATGTCTTGCTCTCCTCATATGCAgggcccagagttgttcctgCTCATGAGTAGTGCCCAGAGTCTTTCCTTGACCACATGACTTGACCGGGAAAACCGTCTGCCCATGTCTCACTGTTCCCCCatgtctcctcaggactttgctGGCCCATTGGAAAACACCCGCTGATGAACCAAAGCCTCCAAAAGGAAAGACAATAAAGAAACTTGCTCAAACATCCCAAAAAAGAACAAACAATGAACCATCTCAGAAGCGCAAAACACAACAGGCAAAGAAATCACACTGTAGTTGCAAGCCCAAGAAGAGGAGGATAAACAAAGCTGCCAAAATATAGACACAAACAAAGAATTTGCTCAAATACCAGCCACAAAGATTTTCCTCAAACGCCAGACACAAAGAAGTCTCAAATGCCCCCAATTAGGTAAGTGAAACATGGGACGCAGCGAACATTCTGACCTACCAGATTCTGATTCTGTTCCTATGGGTTCTCTCTcgcttactcacacacacacaccagtgtgcAGTACACAAAGACTCCTGTTTCAATATTTTTTTACTCAAAATTTTGCTGAAGAAATGTTTTCTCTttatttgttgtttttcttttgtaAAGTTATGTTGGTGAAGAATGTTTCATAAAACAATGTTAGATTTCAGAACCAAGAGTTgtacatagatactgtatatctacatTTGTTTTCTATTAAAAAAGTCTCTCAAACAGAGGTTGTTCTCTACTGGTTAAGACCATGGTCAGTTGTGGTACGTTGGTATCAGTTTTAAATGTATTCAAACGTATTTTCTTAGTTTGACTTCCTGGCAAATGCAACGACTTGGGACTGTTCAACGTGCCTGCACTCAAGCTGAACATGCAGAAAACCTGAACATTTTGATTATCAGTTCACTTTACATGATTACATCCTGAGCATTGCCCCTGTCGTTTAATGAAGGGTCAATCATGTTAATCCAGCTGGAAAAACTAACATTTTGTATAAAAACATtgtaaatatttttgttgtttaaTTATTTCTTTTGTATAGTTTATCTCTGGATCAACACAtttgctatccgggatccttgggacgtccctaccaaagattatggatatactgataACGGTCTCTCCACAACAATGTCGTCGTCCACAAAGCGGCACGGTGGGCTGTCTAGCTGCcgcctttctttggattggtggagaggagacatctcattattgtaatccGTTTTTAATGCGGGTTTTTGATGTCAATTTCGGGTATTCAATGGCGGGACACTCTATGCTACTAGCCTTAtaacatgaatatgcatagccatctccgatataaagtgttttttctcaaagtttctGGTCTGTCACGTGACCTGCTTATATCggtacactcgtaacaacttaagcattaccaaacttctattcgatcaaatagaCCTCAGGTAGCAAATTAGCCATTCATTGCCCTCCACACAAAAACTCCTTGTTTGGTAGGCGAAACAACGAAAAAACTGCCATCCGTTGGAGGGAGACCGTTTTTCCGCCAAATTGAGCTACTCTTCCTATCTGGTTTAGACTTTACCGTCTACTCACTGTGGTTGTACAAGCGTCACATCCGCTTTTGACTCAGTGAATACGGCTCTAACGAAACGGAGGCGAGCAGCAGTGTTTCGCTTCACTTGATAACATTATTAGTTAACTAAATAAACCAGATAATTATCTATCATTTAAGTTTCTATCGACAAGAAATGAGCGACAACGAAAAGGATTTTGGCGAGCGGGTGCGTATTATCAACCACGAACTACCGAAGATATATTATTGCCCTAAAATGAACAGACTCAACGACGCCATTTTGCCCTAGCCTAACTAGGcggctaacgctagttagcacaAACATGATGTAGTTAAGATCATTGATTTGCATCGACTGTATGGATTTTGTACCGTTTTATATTTTCTAATTGAATTTCCATTTACTTATTTATGTTAACATTGTTGTCTTTTCAGTGTATTTTGTAATTTAAAGCTAACATTAGTTAGCCCAATTAGGCCAAGTTGTTTGCAGCTATTTTAACGTTAGTTAATTCACATCAAGTACATTTTGAATTAACGAGTCTACTGAGACTGCTGGCGAGAAACAGTTACCAATGTACATTTACTCATCATTGCAGGTGAATGCAACATATATACCTAACTATAGATTAGCAGCTAACTGGCGAAGTGGTTTACGGCTAGAATGTTTAACTTCGTCCTCACTTACTGCTGCAGTCACCTCGTTAGCTAATTACAGATTGTACGCCAGATAATGTGACATGACATAAAAATGGTGGATACATGAAGATGGTTCACTCAGGCCGTTTAccataggaggggggggggggggtcagttcCGGTCAATTTAACTGGGtgtctcccatagacaccaatagacgggttggttgtttttGCGACAAAACTGACGcgtgcgcaactatggggcaaaataTAATGTGTTGGCTTAATTAAGGCTGGTTTACAGTTGGTCTATCGACATGTATGTagacagttgttgcagtgacatcatTAACATCCGATTGTTGTCTGACATCAAACTTGTTGTcattatgaaaaagtataaacgcAAAAATGACAGGCTGCATGACAACAATCACAATAATGACAGGCTGCAAGACAGCAGCTGCCTGGTGGCCCAAAATAGCATAACTgctgtattttaacaccaataaacccatctgTTTAAAAATGTGATGCAGTATATTTCAATCTAGCAAACCAAGCaactaaaaaactaaaaaaaaaaacttcctaAACAATGTTTTCCttagtttctagcttgttagctagctggctagccagttcaaattatttatttatttatttttatttcacctttatttaaccaggtaggcaaattgagaacacgttctcatttacaattgcgacctggccaagataaagcaaagcagttcgatacatacaacaacacatagttacacatggagtaaaacaaacatacagtcaataatacagtgaaaaataagtctatatacaatgtgagcaagtgaggtgagataagggaggtgaaggcaaacaaaatatatataaaaataaataaaaatataaaaaggccatggtggcgaagtaaatacaatatagcaagtaaaaaaaacactggaatggttggtttgcagtggaagaaagtaaTGACCATATCATAGCTGTCAATGTCTTAaataaagcacatttttgttaattatttAGGGTGTACATCCATAAAATTATTTTATTCAATGTTTATTAAAAAGATATGCATTCTATAGAGAATTGCATCAATAGTCCGATCTCTGTTTCTACCATATCGTTCACAAGTTAGTTTTGGTCGCACTATATAATGCGCTGTCATCTATTTCTACACATGGCCGCGTCGCATAGAAACTACTAGTTTCTGCAAAGATGCTGGGAAATCCTAGATGTGCGGCAGCTAAGCTGGCGAGGAACCATCTTGCGCGGTATAGAACATGGATTTATTATCTTTTGAGTTTTCGCTGGTTTTTGTAGAGCCGCCGGCAATTAAAAACAGGCTTTTTAAAGATAGTTCTTTGTTCTCGATTCAGGGGGAAAGTATCACCAAGAACAGGTTAGTTGAAAAACCTATGGCTGCGGTTTACATGGGGCCTTTCTCTATTGCCCAGTAATGGACACCAACAATCTTTTGTTATATCACATTATCCGGCGTAAACTCTGTAGCTATTCATTAGCCAGTTATAATGTATCAAGCTCTTCCACATGGCACCACCCATGTTAGAGTACTGTCTCTTTTCTAAAGTTGTTAGTCCTATATTTAGTTGCACTGTAATGGTCCTGCAAAAGCCATTTTTGTTTTAAAtcacacataaacaaatgttATACTGAGTGGGGCATTGACAGGAGTAGCTAATATACTTTAAACCCTTACTCAGATGTACTATAGCAGTTCTTCAATCTTGGTCCACGGGCTTGATAACCCAGATGTGCTAGTactggctggaacaaaagcctgcacaccttgTGTGACCCTCGGACTAGGATTAAAGAACACCATGATTTTATAACATTTCTAGTCTTCATTCATCATATTCTGATGTTGTGCACTTTAGAGAAATCAATATACATATTTCCTTAACATTGCTTTGATTTAATGCTTTTCAGGTGAGACAACTTATTTAGTCTGATTTGAGTGTTACGAGCctggtttttgcacattttgacCTCTGTAGCTCTTATAAAAAAACCAACACTTTTTATCATCCTTGTCTGTTTTTTGTTAAGGTTGAGTTGGGAAGAAGCAAAATGGCGGAAGAAGTTTCAGATATGAAGTTTGAAGTTGTTAAAGGGCATATTTGATGAAGCTGATGGTGTTGATGCATGCTAATGTAAAATGAAGCTGGCAGAAGCGAGCGGCCACGCTGTCCACTGGTAGAGTGATGTAATGGCAGAAATCAAATGGGAGGAAGGAagtgggggaagaggagagaaaaatGAAGTCAGAAATGGTGTGAAACGGAAGAAAGAAGAAAAGAGATGGTTGTTTTGAAGTTATGAAGTTAAAGAAGTGATGAAGTTATGAGAAGTGTTCGGGGGTATGGTTAATTCCCTATAGCCTGCTATGTTATATTACTACAatcctatttctctctccctctctccttctgttttctAAAGCAGTGTTTCCCAAGCCATCCCTCAAggaccccccatccccccaccatTACACCTGTTTGTTCTATTCCACCATTGGTACACCTGATTCAACAAAATCTCAAGCTCTTTCTCAAATTGAATCAGGTGTACTAAAATGGAAATGTGCAACAGTTGGGGTCTCCCTGAGGGATGGCGTGAGAAACACTTAAGCATGCATGCCAACTGCTCCTCCATCTCAGACACATTACCTAGTCCTCAACACGCAAGGTTAAACTCTGCTACGCAGCCTAGAGTGTAAGAGAACAATCCGCTCATCATAGAACTGTGTTAAGATTAAACTAGATTAACACCTCTACTTTAAGCCTATATGATTTCCTCTGGTCGCCTGTAACAGGCAGATCTAGTTACAACAAATACCTGTTGTTAAtgaaatgttatttatttatttttttactactgGAGCTGAAATATAAGAGGGGCCTGTAGCAGGTTTGAGCGAGGTTCCTTctgtacctcctctctctctctatcctgaccGTTTCTCTATTTTTGATTCTGATCTGTATTTATGTGTATCTGGCCCGTTCAGGACTCGCGGTCCGCTTCCAGGAGTGTGAGCCCAAGGGGTTCTGGGAAGTCTGCCAGCCGCTCCCTGGCCCATTCCCCAGCCCGCTCCAAAGATGGCTCTAGACACTCCAGGTCTAAGTCCCACTCCCGATCCCGCTCCAAGTCCAGGTAAGAACCCCAGCTCCAAGGAGGCTTTAAGTTTGTTGGTGACTCTTTTAGGAGCTGCTGGGTAGCgtagtgtgtgtttttgttcaggTCCACATAAAGAGCTTGTTGTttttgtgttatggctttattcatgttgtttttatttctaaaCTCTTTAAATCggggaccatcaactagattctGCCGTGGGCTGATTTgtctttcttgagcggatggtcaggaggccggaacataattacaaaacatttgtagactgcaaattgaccgcaagcaGTCCAAACAAATGACACATTTCTATAAgatcacatatacagttgaagtcagaagtttacatacatttaggttggagtcattaaaacttgtttttcaaccactccacaatattcttgttaacaaactataattttggcaagttggtcaggacatctactttgtgcatgacacaagtcatttttccaacaattgtttacagacagattatttcacttataattcactgtatcacaattccagtgggccagacgttcacatacactaagttgactgtgcctttaaacagcttggaaaattccagaaaatgatgtcatggctttagaagcttctgttaggctaattgacataatttgagtcaattggaggtgtaactgtggatgtatttcaaggcctaccttcaaactcagtgcctctttgcttgacatcatggggaaatcagctaagacctccacaagtctggttcatccttgggaacaatttccaaatgcctgaaggtaccacgttcatctgtacaaacaatagtacgcaagtataaacaccatgggaccatgcagccatcataccgctcaggaaggagatgcgttctgtgtcctagagattaacatcatttggtgtgaaaagtgcaaatcgatcccaaaacaacagcaaaggaccttgtgaaaatgctggaggaaacaggtgcaaagtatctatatccacagtaaaacgagtcctatatcgacataacctgaaaggccgctcagcaaggaagaagccactgctccaaaaccgccataaaaaagccagactacagtttgcaactgcacatgggcacaaagattgtattttttgtagaattgtcctctggtctgatgaaacaaaaatagaactgtttggtcataatgaccatcgttatgttggaggaaaaaagggggaggcttgcaagccaaagaacaccattccaaacgtgaagcacaggggttgcagcatcatgttgtgggggtgctttgctgcaggagggactggtgcaaattatgtggatatattgaagcagcatcttaagacatcagtcaggaagttaaggcttggtcgtaaatgagtcttccaaatgaacagtgacccaagcatacttccaaataaAATCAGCCACCAGTTGGAAACCCTGCTTTAAATGTTCTTAACATGTCCTTTATTTTATTTTCCCCAGGTCTCGTTCCCATAGAAGCTCCCGCAGGCATTATTCCCGCTCTCGCTCCCGTTCCCACCGCCGCCGTTCCCGTAGCCGATCCCGAAGCGGGGAATACCGCCGCCGTCGGAGCCACAGCCACTCCCCCATGTCCAACCGCCGCAGGCACATTGGCAACCgggtacatatatatacacacacacacacctctggagACGAGACGCTCTTAGGCAAACCCCACACACAAACTCTATCCTTCTCTATAGGCCAACCCGGACCCAAACTGCTGCCTGGGTGTGTTTGGTCTGAGCctgtacaccacagagagagatctGAGAGACGTGTTCTCCAAGTACGGCCCCCTGGCTGACGTCAGCATCGTCTACGACCAGCAGTCACGACGCTCCCGCGGCTTCGCCTTCGTCTACTTCGAAGTCCGAGAGGACGCCAATGAGGTAGGAatgcagggagggaggaaggggataTTGCaggggaagaagagagaagaatCAGAACTTGAGTGAGCATGGTGTTGAAGGGGAATACTCTTTTCTAAACAtctttgtcccactcctccaccctccctctctgtttcagGCTAAGGACAGAGCTAATGGAATGGAGTTGGATGGACGGAGGATCAGGGTCGATTTCTCCATCACCAAACGACCACACACTCCTACCCCTGGGATATACATGGGACGGCCCACATAGTGAGTGACCGTCTCCCTTAGACTCACGCATCTGGGATGGCCCACGTGATGCACACACGTTCTACATTTAGTCAATCCTCTAAACGTGTGTTTTCCAGTGGTGGCGGTGGCAGCGGTGGCGGCGGCAGCAGCAGCGGAggcggtggaggaggaggaagtggcgGCCCCAGCTCAAGCTCATCTCGCCGTAGCTCGAAGGATTACGACCGCGGCGGTGACCGCGGTGGTGACCGCGGCGGTGACCGTGGTTACGACAGAGGTTACGACCGTGGCTGCGATCGCTATGACGACCGAGAGTGCTACAGGTCTTACAGGTGAGACACCTGGCCTGGATCTTATAGTTAGTGGTTGCTAAGCAGGACTGTGGCAGTTGGTTGGTGGATGCTTATTGTGTGTTGTCTCTCCAGACGCAGGTCTCCCTCCCCATACTACAGCCGAGGGGCCTACCGGTCTCGCTCACGCTCGCGATCTTACTCCCCACGTAAGTCAACCAGACTTAGCACCGCTTAACATGGTTAACTTGACGGCTAATATACTAGTGACGCAGTGGTTGGGCCTCAATATCTAagtgtctccctcctgtctccacagGCCACTACTGagcagagggagaagaggagcaaGATGATACtttgtggggttagggccaggggGGTGGATGTGGGGTTAGGGCCGGGGGGGTAgatgtggggttagggccaggggGAGTGGATGTGGGGTTAGAGCAAGGGGGGGGGTGgatgtggggttagggccaggggGAGTGGATGTGGATGTGGGGTTAGAGCAAGGGGGGGTGGATGTGGGGTTAGAGCCAGGGGGGGTGgatgtggggttagggccaggggGGGTGGATGTGGGGTTAGGGAAAGGGGGGGTGgatgtggggttagggccaggggGGGTGgatgtggggttagggccaggggGGGTGGATGTGGGATTAGGGCCAGGGGGGGTGGATGTCTAGGGAAGTTAGGGAAATGGTTAAGGATGTAATTGTGAACTTGATTAgtcattttttttgtttattttagttAAATATGTTCAGTAGGTGGATTTCTGTTCTTTCTGTCAATCTTGCCGTTTTGTTTAGAGAAGCTGTCGATTCGTTAATCCAGGGTTCTCCCCAGGATTTTTTAAGATGGTGGTGGTGCTGCTGCTGAGTACAGCGAACACCTGTAATTCccatttcctgcaatctagagcaaaTTTAGGTGGGGTTGTTTTTTACATCGTGGCGCAGCCAGTCCACCCCCCCTGCAGCACCCCTCTtacattctttggggagaaccctgtTTAATCCATCTGATCTGTATTTTGTATCACCAGGC harbors:
- the LOC139566156 gene encoding transformer-2 protein homolog beta-like, with amino-acid sequence MSDNEKDFGERDSRSASRSVSPRGSGKSASRSLAHSPARSKDGSRHSRSKSHSRSRSKSRSRSHRSSRRHYSRSRSRSHRRRSRSRSRSGEYRRRRSHSHSPMSNRRRHIGNRANPDPNCCLGVFGLSLYTTERDLRDVFSKYGPLADVSIVYDQQSRRSRGFAFVYFEVREDANEAKDRANGMELDGRRIRVDFSITKRPHTPTPGIYMGRPTYGGGGSGGGGSSSGGGGGGGSGGPSSSSSRRSSKDYDRGGDRGGDRGGDRGYDRGYDRGCDRYDDRECYRSYRRRSPSPYYSRGAYRSRSRSRSYSPRHY